In Metopolophium dirhodum isolate CAU chromosome 9, ASM1992520v1, whole genome shotgun sequence, the genomic window CGCAAATCGCAGGGGGGGGGGCTGATGGGACCTATCCCCAACaaaattatacagtttttagTTGTGTGGGATCGAAGCCCCACGcacattaatgtaaaaaatgtccccccccaaaaaaaaataaaataaaatgattaatgcACTTGCACCCATGGCCTTGCATATCTAAAAAGGTAGCGTTATTTAatctatatgtttatatatcgattatatgtagatataaatgtaatatcagttttgtaaataattataattaataaaaaagtacGTAATgcgttgaacataatattaaaattacaataattaattcgtAAGTCACATTTATCTCGGCTATACCATGTAGGATGTCTTCAATTTAATATCTTCAaagtctacaaaaaaaaaaaaaatagtatattttactattaatttctttaatattaaaacgaatCAAACACTTCAGAcacgtatttaaatataatataggtatcacgatacaaatataggtaggtactggaCTTCGCGCGtaccaatattaaattattatgctttatatacttatgtggcttgtattatataataatatataaagaataCCCACTCACACGCTTgcctatattatcatcatttattatttttgttattattgtttgttgttattgtttttgtcgTTGTTTCTGTCGTTGTCCGATCATCAGAGAGCACAATcgcatatttttgtttttgtttttattcttctGTTCGCAGTCCGATCACAATGATCTCGGAATACACGCAAATGGATTACATCGACGGCACCAAGGTGCCCGTGTGCTTGACCAAAGCCAACACGTTCTGGCCGATAGCATTCTTCGTGGCCATCATCGGCGCGTTCTTCGTTGTACCGCTGTTCGTGCTGGTCGTCCTGTACACGGTGATCGCCGCGCACCTGATGGCCGACCCGGGCACCAGCTGCACGGACAGCGCGTGCAACCAGCGCGCCCGCCGGCAGGTGGTGCTCATGCTGGCCACCGTGGTCCTGTCCTTCTTCGTGTGCCTGCTCCCGTTCCGCGTGTTCACCATGTGGATCATCCTGGTGCCTGAGCACACGTTCCTGGACCTGGGCCTCAAGCACTACTACATCATACTGTACGCGTCCCGGGTCATGGTTTACCTGAACTCGGCCGTCAACCCGATCTTGTACAACCTGATGTCTTCAAAGTTCCGGCGCGGATTCTGCAAGCTCTGTCGGTCCCGGTGTGGCGGCGTCGACGACGGTTACGACGACTATGACGGCGGCGGCTCGGGCGGTTGTGGCGTCGTTGGGTGCGGTGGGCGCCGACGCAGACGACGTGGGCGCCGTCGGGACGTGTTCCGACTTCGGCCCACCGGCACGCTCACCACGACGCTGTCGCGGTCATGTAGTGGACCGCCGACGCGCGGTAGCAACGGAACCAGAAACGGCAACGGCACCGGAAACGGTTCGGTTCGGCGGCACGTCGACGTCACCGCCGCCACCAACACGGCCGCGGCAGTAGTCACCGCCCTGTTTGGCCGTCACCACGGCGTAAAGACGCGTCTGCAGGTCGATGACGATCATCTAAAGGAGAGTTTTGTATGACCGCCGGCTGCAGCTTTCcacaaactatatatttttattaatattattcgtatcgattcttaaaaattgtattgtaatatttttttttaaaccctatcgagtattttaaattgttgtaaacGATAAAGTACCATATGTATCGTAAGTAGGTATGTGACTGTACCACGATTTGAGGTAGTATATTGTGATTGCCCATCGACCTATGATGATGAGTTGTGGGCTGGCAGTCAAATTAAATAGACTCAGAAAACTCCCTGTGACACCAGCTGTGATGACACGATTTAAGCAAGTATCGAAGATATTATTATCCTATAGATaatgtcaacataatatattataatatccattttgATAAGAAACTATCATACTATAGTAACTACAGTGTTGGTGTGTAACTTACTTCCCGCCCTCGCTAAGATACTATATTCATCCGTGATTGAAGTGTCAAGCTTTTCGGTTTCAATGCGTTGGGCATCTTATCATCATTAGTCAATGGACAaccaaactattttaaaatctatttattatgtttttactataaatttattgtaataatatttagttgttaTCGTTGTAGCTCGGCCGCACGATTATCTCGTCCCGACATCGAGTCGCATCTCTAGTCGAATCGTcgttatcgtattattattattattaatattaaatagcatttagtctttttgattttttactcgtttttatttaattttaaaaagttcacGACCCTACGGGGTTCATTGGACCGTTGCACACGTCACGcgtatttatttaggtacctatctacataATGCATTTCGAAATGTGGCTAACGCCATTTTTGCGGACATTAAAACCGTTTTACTAAATCTCGAAATCACTGtcgctatgataataatatatgttacgtACAAGTTCGCCATGTTAATGTCAGAACCGTCGAGACTTAAcgattataggtacatacaggCACGTAATGTCGCATTGTTTCGGTGCTCGTCGTTGGCTGAAAGTTTCATctgataacaaaataataaaagtataaagatCCGATCGCGGTGCTCGTTCGCTCCCCAAAGCAGGAACGGTACAATATAAAGCGCATCCCCCTGCGGTTGTGCCCCTGTCTGTAAAACACTCAAAGACTTGCAGcactagaatattatatttaacagcTAATGGAAATTCgaataattctaatttaaaaacatcaacATTATCAGTCGATTTAAGTCTAatgtttgcatttttttttgttatatagtttaaataaatcaaaaatcccataaatattataacaaccgCGTGAACCTCTAAATAATTTCTGTAGACATTTTCGAAAATCGCGTTTCAATAGTTCCACCTATATGGCGACTCTTCTGGAAAAGAGTCCACTCGCCGCGTTCGATTTAGGTCTTACGATAGGTAGCtgataattacctatattatagatgATGAATCTGTCGTAAGTGTACAATATGTATATCGTACATGGTCGTTCAAACACATTTCGGgcgagtaaaatatatattattattacacgcatAGTTTCgacgaacaatattattatatattctatattctatattattatatattattatattcgactTTCAGCAATAAATCCCTATGAATGATTTTGGGTGCGCCGTTGAGCATTTCAACAAATTTAGAGAAAACTTGGTCttaaacaatactataatattattatcataatcatcCACGCAGTATTTACGAATAAGTAcgaagataaaatatatatacagccAGGCGCAGCCTTCGAACTCCTTCGCTATCGGTCGtagaatttttttactttaatatttcataacctcaattttttgatttatcgTTCGGCAATAAGTACGACACGCGTGTCTGcctcatattatgatatatatatttatatatattatgtgtccaCGTATGGTAACTGCTGCTGCGTCCAAAAACTTTTCAGCACTTTCGATCTTCAAACGCaccgtaaaaataataacaacaacaatgatATATAAGTACGAAAGAAAATTTATGTATTCACTCGCCCGGCAAATTTCTTTCAtaagaaacaatttttattttaaagattttttcggatataaataatacttttcaaTGTACactaaaatgttgataccataCATTTTCCAATGGTGAGAATGAAAAGCGATTtagcatttaaattaaaaatacttattgaaCACGGCCATTTctctaaaatattcataaaaagtaTTATGCGATATTTTCTTAGTTATAGtggtaggtaaatatttagaCTGAAAAAAAATCCATCATTCAGATtcacaaaaattacattaactataatttaaataaatgcatttttttcgaGAGAAAATCGAGGGGCGTGCATGCTTGAACAATCGAC contains:
- the LOC132952989 gene encoding growth hormone secretagogue receptor type 1-like isoform X1, with protein sequence MISALDVVAFGNDSSPLTVAGNDTAGGAAPSPNDTAANGVIQFLDDDLSFPGYIRTTCMVVCVIILGVGVVGNMMVPIVILKSKDMRNSTNIFLMNLSIADLMVLLICTPTVFVEVNSRPETWVLGEELCKAVPFVELTVAHASVLTILAISFERYYAICEPLRAGYVCTKTRAMIICLLAWGLAALFTSPITMISEYTQMDYIDGTKVPVCLTKANTFWPIAFFVAIIGAFFVVPLFVLVVLYTVIAAHLMADPGTSCTDSACNQRARRQVVLMLATVVLSFFVCLLPFRVFTMWIILVPEHTFLDLGLKHYYIILYASRVMVYLNSAVNPILYNLMSSKFRRGFCKLCRSRCGGVDDGYDDYDGGGSGGCGVVGCGGRRRRRRGRRRDVFRLRPTGTLTTTLSRSCSGPPTRGSNGTRNGNGTGNGSVRRHVDVTAATNTAAAVVTALFGRHHGVKTRLQVDDDHLKESFV